CGCATCGTGCTGCCCGCCATCACGCCCGTCCTCGGCATTGCCGTTCTCATCCGCGCCCTGGACCTGTTCCGCATTTTCGATGCCGTCTGGCAATTGACGCGCGGTGGCCCGGGCAACAAGACGGAGACCATCTCCATCTTCATGTACGTCCGTGGCTTCCAGAGTTTCGAAACCAGCTACACGGCAGCCCTCGTGGCCGTGCTGCTGATTGTCCTCTCGCTTGTTGTCACGGTGCTGCTCCGGCGCATGGAGATTGCGCGATGAGGGCGCGGTATCCAGTTCTTCGGGGCGCGGCCTGGTACGTGATTTCCACGCTCGTCACCGTCATCTTCCTGTTTCCCATCTATTGGATGTTCATGATTTCGCTGAAGGCGCCGGAGGAAATCTTCAAATCACCACCGGCATGGTTCCCCGCACAACCGCAACTTGGCAGCTACATCGCCCTCTTCAAGGATGGTGACGTGTGGTCGCTGTGGAACAGCCTGGTGATCGCGGGTCTCTCGACGCTCGTGGCCATGGTGCTGGGAACCGTTTGCGCCTACGCCATCGTGCGCTTTCGCACGGGCGGAGAAAACCTCGCGATCTGGATTCTCTCCCAGCGCATGCTGCCGCCCATCGCCGTCGTGTTCCCGATCTTCCTCGCCTATGCCTCGTTCGGATTGTCGGACAGCTACGCCGGACTGGTGCTGCTCTACACGGCCTTCGCCTTGCCCTATGTGATCTGGATGATGCGCGGCTACCTGATGGACGTGCCCGTGGAACTGGAAGAGGCGGCCCTCGTCGATGGCTATTCGCACCTTGCCGTGTTGTGGAAGGTGACGGTGCCCATGGCGCGAAACGGCCTCATCGCCACGGCGATTTTCGCATTCGTCTTCTCGTGGAACGAGTTCCTCTTCGCGCTCATCCTTACGCGCACGGAGGTCATCACCTTCACCGTGCAGATCAGCCAGTATTTCGGATCGCAATCCACCTTCTGGGCGAAGATCGCGGCCATGTCGGTTCTCGGCACGCTGCCCGTCTTCGTCGCGGTGAGTTTGCTGCAGCGCTACCTCGTGCGCGGCATCAGTCTGGGAGCAGTCAAGGGATAGCCATGTCTGATCTGACGATTTCCAATC
The nucleotide sequence above comes from Hyphomicrobiales bacterium. Encoded proteins:
- a CDS encoding carbohydrate ABC transporter permease, with amino-acid sequence MRARYPVLRGAAWYVISTLVTVIFLFPIYWMFMISLKAPEEIFKSPPAWFPAQPQLGSYIALFKDGDVWSLWNSLVIAGLSTLVAMVLGTVCAYAIVRFRTGGENLAIWILSQRMLPPIAVVFPIFLAYASFGLSDSYAGLVLLYTAFALPYVIWMMRGYLMDVPVELEEAALVDGYSHLAVLWKVTVPMARNGLIATAIFAFVFSWNEFLFALILTRTEVITFTVQISQYFGSQSTFWAKIAAMSVLGTLPVFVAVSLLQRYLVRGISLGAVKG